The DNA window TTACTTCGGCTTTTGAGTCACCATCTTCCACAAGGGGAGACGAAACACATGAACTCACCAAATCTGTCTCCATGGCCCAATCATCTGGCTGCAATTGGGGTAGAGGCGGTGAGCGTCTGCGCcgggaaaagaaagaaacacgttcaTGCTTTAGTTTTTCCAAATGGGCAGATAtgaatgtcaacaaaacaaatagtAAGCAAAGTATCCGGAGAAGGATTTGCTCCTCCGAAAAGGACATGATGTCGCAGCGGAGATCCGTATGACTCCCTCAGTTTGGCGACCAAAAAAGTCAAAAAGCGACTTTGGTTTCTCCttaaaacaaaaggaaagaaaCCTACAAAgtaatgtttctttttattacaCTGCTGTGACGTTCTGCTCTTCAGGAACTTCATGATAACACTggatattcatatttaatatataaatcTATACCTTCTACCTTTTATCACCGAGGATACCAAAGAAATATTTGAGTTGGGGTTGCATTACACTTCACAAGGAGTACTGGGTATTTTACTGGCTGCAGGGGTTCTGTTTTCCTTGTGTTGAGACCTATCCTGTTGTTGTTGATagtgtttttgtcaacaaaaaaatatcgTCTGAATTAGGTAGCAAAAAAGGGACGAGACTCAACGTAAACGGTGGTGACGTGAAAAATACTCTATAATAAACTatataaaaaaactaaaataaaatatacaaagcaATATATTGTTGACTAGAAAAACGAGATGAAATGTAGTTGATAAAAACAATGCTgatgtttgtcctcattttcagtgactAAAATAATTAGCAttgctcttattttgaagtaCTGCACCGATGCAGGAAACATCACTTGCTCAATGCCCATTTCTGGCAAACCTTTGATGCTGTTTGGTTAAAGAGAGCAGTCATGGCAGGGAGGCGCAGCGACATCTGGACAAACTTAGTTTACAACCATGAGGCGAACAAAACAGAACGTATCGTAGAGAAAGAGGGGACGATATGCTGCCAAAAAATCACAGTCTCTGTTTTAGAAAGTTCCTCCTCTGGTCACGTAGCTTTAACGTTAAAAACAACGGCATGTTACTGGCATGTGCATGTGTATAAAGTAATCCTGGGTAAAGTGCGGCCCGGGTGCCATATGcggcccaatgcctgtatttttgtggcccgtttgacgttagactaaaactataactaacacgtcctaatttttctgcctttttacttctttctcttttagtcaccaccaccacttcagcagaaaatattgcatgttcttgttttacgACTAAAATGgccatttttgcatttttcttgttccacaaaatacattgaagtaatactgaaaatattttttatcttgaacgtagttgatttatattcaaattaagtgcatataaaatgaaatatttcaataggtttcacaGCATGTTTACACttacattacatttcatcttctcacgttcattttgtccttgttacttaagtatatatttgggATCTTTTTCCATCATgctttgtagtcatcgctgtctttctgtctttgcCCCTCAGTttcaaatgtggcccttcaggaaactgaactgcccacctctggtgtaAAGAGAGGCTTAAGTGAAACTTTCATTGACTAGAACTAGTGTTGTTTTCACAGGGCCAGTGTTAAACTAGTCCTCAGTTTGATTCGGGTTTGAAGACATTTCTTTCTTCGAAGCACAAAAGGTGACCTATTTTAAAAAGCGCTTGCCGTAGGAATGCAAGTGGGAGAGTCTTACCGGGACTCAGGAACGTTCCTCCTCCGCACGTAGCCGCTGTCTGTGATGGTGTCCCCTGCAAACAGTGAGGGTTAAACCTCCTGAGGAGCCACGGGGGAGCAACAGGGCTACCTGAGTCTTTGTAGAAACGTTTGAAGACTGCGTCTTTTGGGATGTCTGGGTACAGGTAAACCAGCGGGTGTTTGGAGTGGTTCAGCGGAACTGCCACGGTGTAGTCGTAGATGACGTTTGGGAGGGACTGGGTCTCCAGTTCAGACTTGAGGAAGGGATCCACGTGGATCACTTCTCCACTCACTCCTGTGGGGTTATAGACTAAGTGAGTCAACACCGCCCCATGAGTAAGAGTCACCAAGTCAAGCCCTCTAAGGCCCGCCCCCACCTGTGTTAGGGTGGTCAACGTAGCTGACGCTGATGGCGCCCTCTATGATGCTCTCACTGAAGCGCAGAAGGAAAGTCCCGGAGGGCTTCTCTGTCAACAAGGAAAAGGTTTTTTCCTTGGTCACGAAGCCCATGATGAGCCTGTCGGGAAGGATGTGGTGAGGCTTTAGACAACAGGTCTCGACACCACTGACGTCGTTGGTTACCCTTCGCTCCACAGATCCACCAGGTGCTTTTTAATAAGATCCAGGATTCCGTCTAACCAAGTCCAAGCAAGCTGTCggacacagacacgcacacattaAATGCCTAAATGTTCCTttagcgccccctgcaggaaggTACACAGAAAAATAGGACTCGCAACCATGACAGTTTTTCACTTGTACACACTACGAACTGAGTAAACCTTGGACCTCCTTCAGGCAAAAAAGAAACCTTTGAACCCTGGTGTTCAACCTGAACGAGTCCTCACGCTGATGGCCGCTAGGGGCGCCATAACAGTATCAGAAGCAATGACTCGGAACCACGCATCTGCATTATGACTGCTCCTAATGGAAGATTCCCTCAGCATTGCAACAAGGAATAAATGCTCAACCCAAACCTTTGTTTTTTCACAGAGGTGGATGAAAAGCAGTCAGAAAACAAACCTTGAACTGGCCCCACTTCACCATCTCAGCGTTGCCACCTGCAAAGTCCACCAATAGAGAAgttgaaaacaagcattttcagtgttttggaCCAGCACAAACAATATCCAGCCACTTGCCTGTAATTCTCACGTGCAGCATGGAGAGCTGGTCCGGGTCGAGACCGCGTTTGCCTACTTTGCTAAACTGCCAGCTTAAAACCTCAGACAGCTGTGTCCAGGGGACTTGAGGAGGTTCAGCAAACACTGACAAGTTCTGAAAAACAGTTTGCTGTCACAGTAACTGCCATCATCTGTGACTCTGCTCGTGCACATGTGTTCacctgtctttgtgtgtgtgtgggacttGTTTATCTACTATTGTGAAGACCAAAAcacttccttgtgaggacatttatcTTAGCTAGGACCATTTTGCTGGCCTTAACAAGGTAAAGCCAAAACATGGGGGTTAACATCTCAAAATAACTACGTCATTTTCATaaaagtttggttaagagtctgGTTACGGTGAGCCATATGGTTTAAGGcgagatgctggggaaagcataGTGTCAACGAGAGACATCACAATGTCCtaacaaggacagaaatacaatacaatttcCTTGTGTGAGCGTGTCAGTACCTCGaggtcagcagggggcagcaagCTGCACCACATGATGGCGGCCCAGGCACTTGGGCACTGAATGGTGTTCTTCACGACCACCAGAGGGAGAGAACTGGTCTGCAGCGACGTGCACGAGACAAGACTTTCAGTTGTATCAGTAGCTAAATACAGAGAACCACTGGGCCGTGGTGACTGCTGTTAAAATAGATGTAAAACTCACCTCAAAGTTTAACTTCAGCAGCCCATGCTGAAAGTCGCAGACAAATTTGATGAGGTGAAGTTCTTCTGTGACTCCCAAGCGGGTTCTCCTTGCCGCGCCAGAACACTATCGGGAAATCATCCATTGTCTTGTTATGTGGCGCAAATATGAATTAAAAGCATATCTACACAAGGTCATTAAAAGAATGAATTAAAATTCAAGGGATCCTATTACCGGTATTTTAGGGCACAATATATGAAAGTAAaagtcttttttattattatttttttaatcagctGAGTTATTCCTTACCTTTGATGTTCCTTTGTCAGATTTGGTATCTTCAATAGTCTAAGGGAcgaaaaacaagtcaacaacTGTGTAAAAACCTTTCCCTTCTGTTGATGCTCACATCACATTTACGTTCAAACGTGACCCAAGCACACACAGTCTCATCTTCCACAAGACGGTTTCATACCATCGAGTTGAAGACTGCAACCAAGCCTCCATCCAGAGCGTCCATGTCCAGCACTTTACGGCCATCCATGGTGAAGTCAAAGTGACGAAATCTGCAGGTGTGAGTGGGGTGAATGAATGAGGAAGACTCTGTTCAGGACAGTCAAAACTGATGTCGACGTACCCTTTCCCTTTCATGGCCTCTTCGATGTCCCTTTTCGCAGAATTTCACAAAAAACAGTTATTATGAACTTTGAAATGTGGTAATcactgtttgtttctttttacttACTTGTCAAAAACAGGCTGCACATTGAGCGCACACTTGAACTCTGGAAGATTGGCCAAAAATctaaaagacaacaaaaaagtaAGGCACTAAAATGTAAGAACATAATTTCAAATTAGGCAAAAAAGAGAGGTCCACCTCACGCCCATGGAGAATCGCACCCCAGTCCTCAGGATGAGAGGTCTCAGTGGCAGTGTGGACATGGACGGCTGCTTCTCAACCACCAGGGCGCTGAAATGCGACCACATGGATTGGAGAAGAGTTGTTTTTTgggatgtaaaaacaaaaaaaagatgactcACTGTGAC is part of the Synchiropus splendidus isolate RoL2022-P1 chromosome 10, RoL_Sspl_1.0, whole genome shotgun sequence genome and encodes:
- the LOC128765618 gene encoding signal transducer and activator of transcription 1-alpha/beta-like, whose product is MGRWEDLLKLDPDQQVRVNELYSERFPREIRRCLSQWIESQDWDSAAEDADKANTCFQNLLVCLDQQLNYSVSRKSVLEEPNYEWFKYYLQKHFGDQPQKLAALLSECLREEDKILGSMGTEHPAQQCHLLDKHVEDLKKQILEMKKELKSLQDLQENLIYAQSNWQPQVDSPNGMKETLVKLADIMTQTEERVLQHMVGILQQSEQVAMTLITVELPQWKQRQHMACVGRPIDTRLDHLQKWFTGVVEVLMELQRVLDKLQAQKQDDTQASNLSRTTAEIQGFNVSLLTKILSHALVVEKQPSMSTLPLRPLILRTGVRFSMGVRFLANLPEFKCALNVQPVFDKDIEEAMKGKGFRHFDFTMDGRKVLDMDALDGGLVAVFNSMTIEDTKSDKGTSKCSGAARRTRLGVTEELHLIKFVCDFQHGLLKLNFETSSLPLVVVKNTIQCPSAWAAIMWCSLLPPADLENLSVFAEPPQVPWTQLSEVLSWQFSKVGKRGLDPDQLSMLHVRITGGNAEMVKWGQFKLAWTWLDGILDLIKKHLVDLWSEGLIMGFVTKEKTFSLLTEKPSGTFLLRFSESIIEGAISVSYVDHPNTGVSGEVIHVDPFLKSELETQSLPNVIYDYTVAVPLNHSKHPLVYLYPDIPKDAVFKRFYKDSGDTITDSGYVRRRNVPESRRSPPLPQLQPDDWAMETDLDFKEIWPEVGSFLTQMPFSENLPPITAQDLNSFTAV